One window of the Eucalyptus grandis isolate ANBG69807.140 chromosome 8, ASM1654582v1, whole genome shotgun sequence genome contains the following:
- the LOC120287485 gene encoding premnaspirodiene oxygenase-like: MTMLSSMAILLPSPSVIFASLLFLLLIVKKWKKSNNAKDPSSKLPPGPKMLPLLGNLHQMAGSLPHHSLRELAIRHGPIMRLQLGEILTIVISSADMVKEILGKNELAFAQRPEIAALEVMSYENSSFVFSPYGEYWRQMRKICVLELLSMKRVLSFRSIREEECWNMIETIQSSQGKPVNLSKIVLNLINDVTSRAAFGERY, translated from the exons ATGACAATGCTCTCTTCAATGGCAATCCTGTTGCCTTCTCCTTCCGTCATCTTCgcttccctcctcttcctcttacTCATTgtgaagaaatggaagaaatccAACAATGCCAAAGACCCTTCTTCGAAACTGCCTCCAGGGCCGAAGATGCTCCCTCTTCTGGGGAATCTTCACCAGATGGCAGGGTCGCTCCCTCACCACTCGCTCCGGGAGTTGGCCATCAGGCACGGCCCGATCATGCGCCTCCAACTGGGCGAGATCCTGACCATCGTCATCTCGTCGGCAGACATGGTCAAGGAAATCCTTGGCAAGAACGAGCTCGCTTTCGCCCAGAGGCCCGAGATCGCGGCCCTCGAGGTCATGTCCTATGAGAACTCGAGCTTTGTGTTCTCGCCCTACGGCGAGTACTGGAGGCAGATGCGCAAGATTTGCGTGTTGGAGCTCCTAAGCATGAAGAGGGTCCTCTCTTTTAGATCTATAAGAGAGGAAGAGTGTTGGAACATGATCGAAACAATACAATCATCTCAAGGAAAGCCTGTGAACTTGAGCAAGATTGTACTGAACTTGATCAATGACGTCACCTCGAGGGCAGCATTTGGTGAGAGAT ATTGA